From the genome of Fusobacterium perfoetens, one region includes:
- a CDS encoding FtsW/RodA/SpoVE family cell cycle protein: MKIENKSIYHQHNEIDENIQKKAEGIRIRRRNRSILLIMAILIILSILNMLSVGFYKEDLFSVKKHILIMGVALGTALVPAVMSYQVYKKPFMKGMLFLLSIGILIFIIIGPKSIVKTVNGASGWINLGITTVQPAEILKIPFIILLANVLAKGEEKNLPAKTVVFNSALIFGIFAILICRQNDLGTVIHYGAIYIFMLFLTRIDKKIITGTVAIGGILAAAGSYFIVNYGDKIDGGYKVERIKIFLEGLITDKYIGNADIGYQVGQSLLAFGNGGLLGRSYGNGVQKYNYLPEIHTDFIMALFGEEMGFIGVILVIVLFFTLYNLIVETGISCKNSFGRYLALGVGGYIISQFLINIFVALGLLPVFGIPMPVFSYGGSSLITIFAGIGIVININKSMFDKKQNKMYN, translated from the coding sequence ATGAAAATTGAGAATAAAAGTATTTATCATCAGCACAATGAAATAGATGAAAATATCCAAAAAAAAGCTGAAGGCATAAGAATAAGAAGAAGAAACAGAAGTATTCTTTTAATTATGGCAATACTTATTATTTTAAGTATTCTTAATATGTTAAGTGTAGGATTTTATAAAGAAGATTTATTTAGTGTAAAAAAGCATATACTTATAATGGGAGTTGCTTTAGGAACAGCACTTGTTCCTGCTGTTATGAGTTATCAAGTATATAAAAAACCTTTTATGAAAGGAATGCTTTTTTTATTATCAATAGGTATACTTATTTTTATTATAATAGGACCTAAAAGTATTGTAAAAACAGTTAATGGTGCAAGTGGTTGGATAAACCTTGGAATTACTACTGTACAGCCAGCTGAAATACTGAAAATTCCTTTTATAATTCTTCTTGCAAATGTTTTGGCAAAGGGTGAAGAAAAGAATCTCCCAGCAAAAACTGTAGTATTTAATTCAGCATTAATTTTTGGAATATTTGCTATATTAATATGCCGTCAAAATGACCTTGGAACAGTTATTCATTATGGAGCAATTTATATTTTTATGCTTTTTCTAACTAGAATAGATAAGAAAATAATAACAGGAACAGTTGCTATTGGTGGAATTTTGGCTGCAGCAGGAAGTTATTTTATAGTTAACTATGGAGATAAAATAGATGGTGGCTATAAAGTAGAAAGAATTAAAATATTTTTAGAAGGGCTTATAACAGATAAATATATAGGAAATGCAGATATAGGATATCAAGTTGGACAATCACTTCTTGCTTTTGGGAATGGAGGACTTTTAGGAAGATCTTATGGAAATGGAGTACAGAAATATAATTATCTTCCTGAAATACATACAGACTTTATAATGGCATTATTTGGTGAAGAAATGGGATTTATAGGAGTAATTTTAGTTATAGTATTATTTTTTACTCTTTATAATCTCATTGTTGAAACAGGAATAAGCTGCAAAAATAGTTTTGGTCGTTATCTTGCTCTTGGTGTAGGAGGATATATAATAAGTCAGTTTTTAATAAATATATTTGTAGCTTTAGGTCTTCTTCCTGTGTTTGGTATTCCAATGCCTGTATTTAGCTATGGAGGAAGTTCTCTTATAACTATATTTGCAGGAATAGGAATAGTTATTAATATAAATAAG